In the Hevea brasiliensis isolate MT/VB/25A 57/8 chromosome 8, ASM3005281v1, whole genome shotgun sequence genome, AAAAGGAACatcaatttaaaaagaaaaaatgggAGGGAAAGAGAAAGTATTTACTAATAGAGATTGCACTTGAGGCGGCTCTTCCACTTGGGATAGGATCGAGGGAAGGTGAATTTAGAGAAGAACTCACTGACAGAACGAGGAGGCATAGACCAATCTACTTCCCCCAAGGCACTGATTAGATCTTCTGCTGTTAGAGTTTCTTAATCCATCTCCCTTTCTCAAACTAAACAATCCTATAACTTATCAGTACAGGCACCAAACAAAAtggagaaattaaaaaaaaaaaatcacaaattCTGGAGCTTTAACGGGACAAATTGTCCTGTACCAGAAAACGTTTAAATGCATAGCGAACGAAACAAACAAACACCAATAAAAACAGCTCTCGATGGTGTCTGAGCCCGGGTTCGAACCGGGGACCTCTAGTGTGTGAGACTAGCGTGATAACCAACTACACCACCCAGACCGACGTGTTAATCGACATGAGATGAAATTTAAAAGTTCATTGATTGTGTACAATTGCCAGATATTGATTTTCTGTAACACCAAGATGGTTGCACTTGCTGCAGCTTTGCCGAATTCACACGGTTAATCACTTCTAATAAAACAAGCTACCTACATAAATTTTTAGCAGAATCCATGCCATATTGCAGAACATCAACATCAATTTTACAACTTTGACTGCACCAGCAAGTAAATAAGTAGAAGCTAATAAGACcatataataaaaaattcaacTATTCGAACAGAAAACTGCTAGCTAGAATTAGACTCTTTCTTGGCAGTTTTGATCTGAGAAGGAAACTATCTGCACAGCACCCACTAGCTGCCTTGAACCTCTTCCATGGCAAAGTTTAGCCCGAAACTCGAGCGTCTCTTACAAGACATAACCTTAAGCACAGAAAATGAAGCAGCGGCTGTAGGGGGTTTTTACTGTACAGGTGTACTGCACAACGTAATATACGAGAAAATGGTGGTGTTGAAGAAAATAGCGGGAAGGGGGTGAGTTCGGCTGACGTGTGTGAATCGGTGTCaaaacgctattcaaaatagcgtgcTGGTTCGGGCGCCAATCAAAATGGCGTGCAAAGCCCTCTGCACCAGATTCCCTGTCACTCCTGCGCTCGTTCACGTGGGACGCTATTCAAAATGGCGTCCGGAGTCACTCACACGCAACCCAAAGATTCGACTGAACAGGGAACCTGCAACGCTGTGAACGCTAGTTTTAATGGCGTCTAGAGCATCCCTCCACACCTTAGTTCATTTCCACCCGCTCTCATTTACAGCTCTCAACTCCCGTTTTTTCCCGTGTCTCATCCCTCTCATCTCTCTCGTCTCATCTCTCTCAGCTCTGTTAGCGGTGGACGTAGTGGAGCAGCTTCCAGTGGACTAGCAAAGAAGGGAGAGCGGCACTTGTGTAGTAACTAAAGCAGAATAGTGTGGCTTGAAAAGGGTTTTAGTGGAAAGTTTGCAAAATTAATTACTGTTAAAAAAAAGGTGTGTAttgtgaagattttttttttgtatattattataatttataatttaattacttttaatacttaaatatattaattactataaaaaaaataaactatccataattaaaataaaaataaaaattaatattaaatttaaattaatttaaaggatAATCAATTTTATTTACTATTTTTTTCTGTCTCTTGTGActtaaatttcatatattttaaacaaaaaattttcatttaatttcttattttttcacattatattacttaaatattaatgcaataaattttatttaatttcttatttttatgtatattacttattattttgtgaaaatataatttcactattttattttttttgcctgcacaaattaatatatttttttaaataattataatataaattttcattaataaatacaattaaaattttgtacttagttatttttaatctataaaactaatataattttaaaaatataaaattaatatattttaaaaaataaaataaaaaatatatcattatttttatttataaataaaaatataataatattaaattatataaaagcaCACTATTATGAATAACATTTTGCATTGAGCACtattttttattacatttttataAAGGAAATACTATTTTAAATGACATTTTCACACATTACACCATTTATTAGTGTTTTTGCTcctaaataatattattattggtGTTTTAGTTCTTGTacgttgttgttattattattagcgttttaatataaatattattattattattaacattttaatatttatattaattttattagaatCTTTATTTCAATTTACCCAATTTTACCCTCCTCATGTAATTTAATTCATTCACACCTTTTTTTCGTAAATTTATTATTTCATTCACAGCTATACGGAAAAATTGCCGGGCTGTATATTACGTCATCTTCAAATATATGGACACAGTAGATTAAGACAACAGCATGCAAAAATGCATACTTGTCAAACCAGAATTTTCCACGTGTAAATCTTTCATCAAGTTTAGATCACAGGTTGGCTGTTGGGACCCCACTTAAACCGGCGCGTGGGTTATTGCACGTGGATTAATGTAATTGTTTTCTTGTCCGAGAACGGCATTAACTTTAACTTTGGTAGTTGAGCTTGAGTTCCGTTTTGAGTTTGACCTTGAAGGTTTCGTCTTCaacctcaaatcaaaatctggaaGCAGAAACTTTCTTCGACGGTTCAGAAAAGAATTCAAAGATCATACCGtttggggtttttttttttttttctgcgtTAAAATGGCTATCTTTTACTTCTCTTTCATTCTCTGCTTCTCTTTCTTCTCTTCATCACTCTCTATTCATTCTATATCCATCACTGATTCCGCTTCACTGTACCTCTCACCCACCATATTGTTCCCAGATTATCAGAAAATGCTGAAATCTTTCAGAATTTACATGTACACACCTCCCAAGCCTTTCTCTTTCACATCTCCAGTTGAgtctcttttcttctcttctcttaaAAACAGCCCCTTTGTAACCCAAGACCCAGAAGACGCTCACCTCTTCTTCGTGCCCTTCCCTTCCGATCTCTCCACGCGCTCGATTGCCCGCGTAATTAGAGACCTTCGAATGGAGTTCCCCTACTGGAATCGTACTCTGGGTGCCGATCATTTCTATGTTTCTTGTGCTGGTCTTGGCTACGAATCGGACCGAAATCTCGTCGAGTTGAAGAAGAACTCGGTGCAGATCTCTTGCTTCCCTGCACCGGACGGTAAGTTTGTTCCACACAAGGATATAACGTTGCCTCCGCCAGCGAATACTCACGCAACACAAGCGCCGGCGAACAGAACGGCGAGGTATCGAGGTTTTGTAAAATACAATGGGGTTAAAGAGTCAGCCCTAATCAACGACTTGAGAAGCGCTTCTGATTTTCTTATGGAAACTGAGCCGTCCGATGAGAAGACTTTGGTGGATAGATTTGCGAATAGCGAGTTTTGTTTGTTCGAATACGGAGCCGATACTTCGGGGATAGGAGAAGCGCTGCGTTTTGGGTGCTTGCCTGTGGTGATTACTGACCGTCCAATAAAGGATTTGCCGCTGATGGACGTGTTGAGATGGCAGGAGATTGCGGCGTTTGTGGGGTCCACTGTGAATACCAATAGTGGGCTTAAGGGAGTGAAGCGTGTGCTGGATCGCACGTGCAAAGACGATACGTGCGAGGGAATGAGGAGATTGGGTGTGGCGGCGAGTCATCATTTATTGTGGAATGAAAAACCGGAGCCGTACGATCCGTTCCATATGGTAGTGTATGAG is a window encoding:
- the LOC110670081 gene encoding probable glycosyltransferase At3g07620 translates to MAIFYFSFILCFSFFSSSLSIHSISITDSASLYLSPTILFPDYQKMLKSFRIYMYTPPKPFSFTSPVESLFFSSLKNSPFVTQDPEDAHLFFVPFPSDLSTRSIARVIRDLRMEFPYWNRTLGADHFYVSCAGLGYESDRNLVELKKNSVQISCFPAPDGKFVPHKDITLPPPANTHATQAPANRTARYRGFVKYNGVKESALINDLRSASDFLMETEPSDEKTLVDRFANSEFCLFEYGADTSGIGEALRFGCLPVVITDRPIKDLPLMDVLRWQEIAAFVGSTVNTNSGLKGVKRVLDRTCKDDTCEGMRRLGVAASHHLLWNEKPEPYDPFHMVVYELWLRRHTIRYARSEWI